A region from the Mya arenaria isolate MELC-2E11 chromosome 2, ASM2691426v1 genome encodes:
- the LOC128216909 gene encoding uncharacterized protein K02A2.6-like, which yields MELSGVPTPCMDWNSSNLPEAWKKFTEHCEVIFKGPLKGKDEDVHITYLQLWMGEKGRDLYKTLELSASDREHLSAICEAITKHLQPTINPVFARYRFNNMTQGELSFEEFLTKLRVMVKDCNYKDSEDMIRDRIVFGIVSQKIREKLINMGENLTLSKAIQICQSFEYAQAQLREMQAPSQGAAVNVVNTSGQPGHNSSGQWEQRRQQRVTLGEDVTRTCQNCGRKHQQQHQCPAKGKQCHKCQKWNHFASVCRSVNEVIDNNNSCTHDFKDLVIDNVESTVRNGQEFAEFKVGPSNLSVQFKIDTGSQVNILPYKTFRDIGVKSVLEASHSKLSAYDGSTLNVKGCITLRCNHPGTGQTKDVYFHVVDTHSSPLLSLQSSLDFELINLTYTVMSDSQVNPLTKDMVLKEYKEVFDGIGLLAGECKIHIDPTVQPVVHPPRKVPIALQEKVKDELLRMESLGVIEKVNEPTDWVSSMVVAEKANGKIRICLDPRDLNKAIQRPHYPLRTLDDILPQLYGAKYFTKLDARSGYWALKLERESSFLTCFNTLYGRYRYVRVPFGLKSSGDLFVQKIDACLEGLSGVAVIVDDILVYGSSREEHDSNLRAVLKRSHDEGIRFNETKLEVGVSELDYFGHLLTSDGLKKSTSKTEAIQKMKPPKNKSELETILGMVNYLSRFAPNLADVTAPLRQLLSKEVEFCWETAQSDAFDKMKQIITDPNQVLSYYDKSKPLTLQVDASKFGLGATIMQDGKPLAYASKSLTQTEVNYAQIEKEMFAILFGCKRFHHFVYGHKVNVQTDHLPLVSIFKKSINTAPARLQRMLLQLQKYDLDIKHYPSKQVPVADTLSRNFLNETFPELSQGMDMQVHMVMSHLPVSDRKLNELKDKTSQDETLVLLKQTILQGWPTSRKMCPSQILPFWNFRDELTSIDGLVMKGNKIIIPKSMQSQMLELIHTGHMGVEKCLRRARDVMFWPGISADITNLVLKCNTCLKHRNSNPKEPLIPLEIPDYPWQIIGTDLFTWENRNYLLIVDYYSRYFEVKELPNMKSTTVINRMKGIMARWGISEKVISDGGPCYISQEFADFAKEWDFNHQTISPYHSQSNGLAEKYVSVCKKLLTKAKDAGRDPFIGILEYRTTPLESGYSPAQLNMGRQLRSILPTSKENLMPKVISPNLVRQGIQDSKQKGKKYYDRQARSLEPLTYGENTMIQQLNKTWRPATVVDKLNERSYTVQCPDGSMYTRNRRDLLKTNEPCHGQFAEPEIQEMPLGQTPTQTDIKDSESPLIGSTSSPCINHNLYVTRSGRAVKPKVIESM from the coding sequence ATGGAGTTAAGTGGTGTTCCAACACCGTGCATGGATTGGAATAGCTCAAATCTCCCGGAAGCTTGGAAGAAGTTCACAGAGCACTGTGAGGTTATTTTTAAGGGTCCACTTAAAGGGAAGGATGAGGATGTACACATCACCTATTTGCAACTTTGGATGGGTGAAAAGGGTCGGGACCTGTACAAAACACTAGAACTGTCAGCGTCCGACAGAGAACATTTGTCAGCAATTTGTGAAGCGATTACAAAACACCTACAGCCGACGATCAACCCCGTTTTTGCACGATATCGTTTCAACAATATGACACAGGGAGAACTTTCTTTCGAAGAATTCTTGACCAAATTGAGAGTAATGGTGAAGGATTGCAATTATAAGGACAGTGAAGACATGATCAGGGATAGGATTGTGTTTGGAATAGTATCAcaaaaaatccgagaaaaactCATTAATATGGGAGAAAATTTGACCTTGAGCAAGGCTATTCAAATATGTCAAAGCTTTGAATATGCTCAAGCACAACTGCGCGAAATGCAGGCACCATCGCAAGGAGCAGCCGTTAATGTGGTTAACACCTCAGGCCAGCCTGGTCACAATTCCTCAGGCCAGTGGGAGCAGAGAAGACAACAGCGTGTCACTTTGGGAGAAGACGTTACCCGGACTTGCCAAAATTGTGGGCggaaacaccaacaacaacaccagtGTCCCGCAAAGGGAAAACAATGtcacaaatgtcaaaaatggAACCATTTTGCATCAGTGTGTAGAAGTGTAAATGAAGTTATTGACAATAACAATTCTTGTACTCATGATTTCAAGGATTTAGTGATTGACAATGTGGAGTCCACTGTTAGGAATGGGCAGGAGTTTGCAGAGTTCAAGGTAGGTCCTTCCAATTTGTCCGTACAGTTCAAGATTGATACTGGTAGCCAAGTGAATATATTGCCATACAAAACCTTTAGAGACATAGGCGTAAAGTCAGTCCTAGAAGCTTCACATTCAAAGCTTTCAGCCTATGACGGAAGCACGTTAAATGTAAAGGGATGCATTACTTTGAGGTGTAATCATCCTGGAACTGGCCAAACAAAGGATGTTTACTTTCATGTAGTTGACACACATTCAAGTCCTTTGCTAAGTCTCCAATCATCCCTTGACTTTGAACTCATAAATCTCACATACACAGTTATGTCAGATTCCCAGGTCAACCCCCTCACTAAAGACATGGTATTAAAGGAATACAAGGAAGTGTTTGATGGCATTGGTCTGCTAGCCGGTGAATGTAAGATTCACATTGATCCCACTGTCCAGCCTGTGGTGCATCCCCCAAGAAAGGTCCCTATAGCATTACAAGAAAAGGTCAAGGATGAGTTACTCCGCATGGAGTCATTAGGTGTCATCGAAAAGGTCAATGAACCCACTGACTGGGTTAGTTCAATGGTCGTTGCCGAAAAAGCCAATGGCAAAATTCGTATATGTCTGGATCCGCGTGACTTGAATAAGGCCATTCAACGTCCACATTACCCTTTAAGAACTCTGGATGATATATTGCCTCAGCTTTATGGCGCAAAGTACTTCACAAAGCTTGATGCTAGGAGTGGTTATTGGGCATTGAAACTTGAGAGAGAGTCATCGTTCCTTACATGTTTTAACACCTTATATGGAAGGTACCGATATGTCCGAGTTCCCTTTGGTCTGAAGTCAAGCGGTGATCTTTTTGTGCAAAAGATTGATGCTTGTCTCGAAGGTCTAAGTGGCGTAGCTGTCATCGTGGATGACATACTAGTGTATGGGTCATCTAGAGAGGAACATGACTCCAATCTTAGAGCAGTCCTAAAGAGGTCTCATGATGAAGGAATTCGTTTTAACGAAACCAAACTCGAGGTCGGGGTATCAGAATTAGACTACTTTGGTCACCTTCTCACATCAGatggtttgaaaaaatcaacCTCAAAGACAGAGGCTATACAGAAAATGAAGCCACccaaaaataaatcagaacTTGAAACCATATTAGGTATGGTAAACTATCTGTCTAGATTTGCCCCAAACTTAGCAGATGTAACAGCCCCTCTGAGACAACTACTGTCTAAAGAAGTTGAATTCTGTTGGGAAACTGCACAAAGTGAtgcatttgacaaaatgaaacaaatcatcacAGACCCGAATCAGGTTTTATCCTATTATGACAAAAGCAAGCCATTAACATTGCAAGTTGATGCCTCCAAGTTTGGTCTCGGAGCAACAATAATGCAAGACGGGAAGCCACTTGCATATGCATCAAAATCACTCACACAAACTGAGGTCAATTACGCACAAATTGAGAAGGAaatgtttgctattttgttCGGCTGCAAGCGGTTCCACCATTTTGTTTATGGTCACAAAGTCAACGTGCAAACTGATCATTTGCCGTtagtttctattttcaaaaaatcaataaacacaGCTCCTGCACGATTGCAGCGTATGCTACTACAGCTACAGAAATATGATCTTGACATCAAACATTATCCATCCAAACAAGTACCAGTTGCAGACACACTGAGCAGGAACTTTCTAAATGAAACGTTCCCTGAATTGTCACAAGGCATGGACATGCAGGTACACATGGTTATGTCTCATTTACCTGTATCTGACAGAAAATTGAATGAATTGAAGGACAAAACAAGTCAAGATGAGACTTTAGTATTGTTGAAACAGACTATACTTCAAGGTTGGCCAACCTCTAGAAAAATGTGTCCGTCCCAGATATTGCCCTTCTGGAATTTCCGTGATGAGTTAACTTCTATTGATGGGTTAGTCatgaaaggaaataaaataatcatccCCAAATCAATGCAGTCTCAGATGCTTGAACTCATTCACACAGGTCACATGGGAGTTGAGAAATGTCTCAGAAGGGCCCGGGATGTTATGTTTTGGCCAGGAATATCGGCTGATATTACCAATCTCGTGTTAAAATGCAACACCTGTTTAAAACACAGAAACTCAAACCCAAAAGAGCCATTAATTCCCCTTGAGATTCCTGATTATCCATGGCAAATTATAGGCACTGATCTATTCACCTGGGAAAACAGGAACTATCTTCTGATAGTGGATTACTATAGCAGGTATTTTGAGGTCAAGGAATTGCCCAATATGAAAAGCACCACGGTCATAAACAGAATGAAAGGCATAATGGCCAGATGGGGAATTAGTGAGAAGGTTATATCTGATGGTGGTCCCTGTTATATCTCTCAGGAGTTCGCTGATTTTGCAAAAGAATGGGATTTCAATCACCAGACAATTAGTCCCTATCACAGTCAATCAAACGGTCTAGCTGAGAAATATGTGTCAGTTTGTAAGAAACTCCTTACAAAGGCTAAGGACGCTGGGCGTGATCCTTTTATTGGCATATTAGAATACCGGACCACCCCTCTTGAGTCAGGGTATTCCCCTGCGCAGTTAAACATGGGCAGACAATTGCGCTCTATCCTCCCAACATCTAAGGAAAATCTGATGCCCAAGGTGATATCTCCTAATTTAGTCAGGCAGGGTATTCAAGATAGCAAACAGAAGGGGAAGAAATATTATGACAGACAAGCAAGGTCACTAGAGCCCTTAACATATGGAGAAAATACAATGAtccaacaattaaataaaacttggagACCAGCCACTGTAGTTGACAAGTTAAATGAAAGATCATACACTGTTCAGTGCCCAGATGGGTCTATGTACACACGAAATAGGCGGGATCTATTAAAGACCAATGAGCCCTGCCATGGTCAATTTGCAGAGCCAGAAATACAGGAAATGCCTTTAGGTCAAACACCTACCCAGACTGACATCAAAGATTCGGAAAGCCCTCTAATTGGCAGTACTTCCTCTCCATGTATCAATCACAATCTGTACGTGACCAGGTCAGGAAGGGCCGTAAAACCAAAAGTAATTGAATCCATGTGA
- the LOC128224932 gene encoding transmembrane channel-like protein 7: MFLNNRVGPRSDVRVSEWSEQNESDTGFKNSFNDQHGTHSKNDNQAAEKGLNFRRRRGENLRPGSVNYANFVEKRIFNKRQAWTPCLWQRKRDKHSLVKVNPTRGWSGLKYRQTMRWNSVKLRWKEWTAGLEVWRGALKRIEGHQGTSVVSYFVLLKFLFFLNIFIFFVTFACIVIPEVVFARAGYSLRTTGSDNISNDEGVSLAEGCEAGYVVNTSTGFQVVLDFIQGTGWMSMTAFFYGYYGSEEVTTPAGLYHVPLAYLASVSTSLLVSLAVLCHHAFSNTESLEIGRDGNSRFFQSVLCRWDFRLMDEAPVRLHQRNLYMLISAQLHELRHQKWRSGSSNVVRCCLWVVRVIVNLVILGLLGGAAAAIFFAQRFSADFTTSEEAASYHTFVVLVVEFLPSIAIAAVNATFPAIFYMAARLERYTPAFVIKITIMRIVFVRLAALIVITATIYTEVTCSPANECLVGTGDCPAIQCWETYFGQQIYKFMVVEISCDVLIIFLYQLPRKFLTTKCKAVILQKIGPAEFDVAISVLDLVYAQALCWLGLFFCPLLPAMMVGRLFLLFYLMMFSALHTTVPPVNSYRAARSNAFFTLTLLVTFFLVGAPITYVLIHMRPSPMCGPFRVLQAPVNALTLQVALSPPWVHTLLSVISSTAFVLGLILVLLITIYYFSARRSKDRQLIAHLNNQLSKEEKDKEYLFKHLTKNVNTGDTNKKVFERQTTTNRQRLPSVETPNLMKETYDLVDDGDVDGNEDIQEATAEVAVQEFNEDDW, translated from the exons atgtttttaaataaccGCGTCGGTCCCCGATCAGATGTGCGTGTTTCCGAGTGGAGTGAGCAGAACGAATCTGATACaggtttcaaaaacagtttcaaCGACCAACACGGTACACATAGTAAGAATGACAACCAAGCGGCGGAAAAAGGTTTAAACTTCCGACGACGTCGAGGGGAAAATCTAAGACCGGGCTCAGTAAACTATGCGAACTTTGTTGAAAAAAGAATTTTCAACAAACGCCAGGCCTGGACACCGTGTCTATGGCAACGTAAAAG GGACAAACACTCGCTTGTAAAGGTTAATCCTACCAGGGGCTGGTCCGGACTGAAATACAGACAAACCATG CGTTGGAACAGTGTCAAGCTGCGTTGGAAAGAGTGGACGGCTGGGCTGGAGGTCTGGAGAGGCGCACTCAAACGAATAGAAG GTCACCAAGGTACGAGCGTCGTGTCATACTTTGTCCTCCTCAAGTTTCTCTTCTTCTTGAACATCTTTATCTTTTTCGTCACATTCGCCTGTATCGTTATTCCGGAAGTTGTTTTCGCGCGCGCGGGATATTCACTCCGTACTACCGGTagtgacaatatttcaaatgatgaaGGCGTTTCATTGGCAGAGGGATGCGAGGCCGGTTATGTCGTCAACACCTCCACAGGTTTTCAAGTCGTGTTGGATTTCATTCAGGGAACT GGGTGGATGTCTATGACAGCGTTTTTCTACGGTTACTATGGCAGCGAGGAGGTGACCACGCCGGCAGGGCTGTACCACGTGCCTCTTGCCTACCTAGCGTCCGTGTCCACATCGCTTCTTGTCAGCCTCGCCGTCCTTTGCCATCA TGCATTTTCCAACACGGAGTCTCTAGAAATCGGAAGGGATGGGAACAGTCGGTTTTTTCAGTCCGTGCTCTGCCGCTGGGACTTCCGGTTGATGGACGAGGCACCGGTTCGCCTCCACCAGAGAAACTTGTACATGCTTATATCG GCGCAGCTGCACGAGCTCCGACACCAAAAATGGCGATCGGGGAGCTCCAACGTGGTCCGCTGCTGCCTCTGGGTCGTGCGCGTCATCGTGAACCTTGTTATCCTGGGCCTTCTTGGAGGGGCCGCCGCCGCCATCTTTTTCGCTCAGAGATTCTCAGCTGAT TTCACCACGAGCGAGGAAGCAGCCAGCTACCACACGTTTGTGGTGCTTGTCGTGGAGTTCCTTCCTTCAATCGCCATAGCGGCAGTCAACGCCACCTTCCCAGCAATCTTTTATATGGCCGCAAGGCTTGAGAGATACACGCCTGCATTCGTGATAAAGATTACCATTATGAG GATTGTATTCGTACGTCTGGCGGCTCTGATTGTCATCACAGCGACGATTTACACCGAGGTCACGTGTTCCCCTGCCAATGAGTGCCTGGTCGGTACCGGCGACTGTCCGGCCATACAG TGTTGGGAGACGTATTTCGGTCAGCAAATCTACAAGTTCATGGTTGTGGAAATTTCTTGTGACGTCCTGATTATATTTCTCTACCAGCTGCCTAGAAA GTTTTTAACTACAAAGTGTAAAGCGGTGATTTTACAGAAGATCGGTCCGGCAGAATTTGACGTCGCCATTTCTGTCCTTGACCTTGTGTACGCACAGGCGCTGTGCTG GTTGGGATTATTCTTTTGTCCGTTGCTACCAGCGATGATGGTTGGCCGGCTCTTTTTACTCTTTTACCTGATGATG TTTTCGGCGCTGCACACAACGGTTCCTCCCGTCAATTCATACAGGGCAGCCCGCTCTAACGCTTTCTTTACGTTGACGCTCCTAGTGACGTTCTTTCTTGTTGGCGCACCGATAACATACGTTCTTATTCA CATGCGCCCGTCTCCGATGTGCGGGCCGTTCCGCGTCCTTCAGGCGCCTGTTAATGCCCTCACCCTGCAGGTGGCGCTGTCGCCTCCCTGGGTTCATACTCTCCTTAGCGTCATCTCCTCCACCGCCTTCGTACTTGGGCTGATTCTCGTGTTGTT GATTACGATATACTATTTCTCTGCCAGACGATCAAAGGACAGGCAGTTGATTGCGCATTTAAACAACCAGCTGTCCAAG GAAGAGAAAGACAAAGAATACCTATTTAAACACCTCACCAAAAACGTCAACACCGGTGACACCAACAAGAAGGTCTTCGAAAggcaaacaacaacaaacagacAACGATTACCCAGCGTCGAGACACCGAATTTGATGAAAGAAACCTACGATCTGGTTGATGACGGAGATGTTGATGGCAATGAAGACATCCAAGAAGCTACTGCGGAGGTTGCAGTACAG GAATTCAACGAGGATGATTGGTAG